The DNA segment TGAATATGTTGTGTCTTTCTGTCTGATAGAATTTTCGTTATTGATCTTTTTTGGCTTACCAGAGAGTTTTCACCAAATATGACCTTATTCTAAAGTGGGTCCTATAATTAAGTCTTGGTACAAAATGTTCGGCGAtctgtattttttaaatagtttattttctgGTATATCTATTTCCAAGGGGGAAGAAGGTCACGTTCCCTTGTcttattataattctattataataataactgcGTTATTCCAAGTGCAGTAGATAGTTATGGAATGTGAAGGAGAAAAGTATCAGACAAATACATAGGAAGAGTGAAGGCTGAAGGAGATTTGAAAGAGAACCAAATTGATCATCATTCTCAGGTTGGGGgatgtttttcttcttttccgtGAGAGTTGGATTATTGTGGTTGGAGAGATTCGGGACCTGAATCACCCAACACATGGTGAAATATATGAGTTCAGAAATGGGATTGGATACAGAGGCTAGGTGGAGTCAGGGTGAGTGTCAATATAAAAAGGTGAAACCGTTTGCCAGCATGCAGAGAGGGGGAAAACTTGTGAAGGTGAAAAGGTTCAATTCAGGAAATTGTATTACTTGTTGGGTGAGGAAATGGTCGAGAAATATTCAATCCACAAATTTTCTTGCCGACGTGTGTGGATATACGGCCAAGACTATTGAACGCGATAACAGGCTATAAGTAAGAGCAGTTGCAATACGGTACTACTAATGTATTTGGCGCGATTGAATCTAGGCAAGAAGTAGTGCGCTACGAATTCGAGCAAGCAACGGCATTCCTTTCCACGAAGCTTTGGGAATGTAACACTATACTCACACTATTTCACTCTGTATGTAGTTTCAATCGCCGAACTCATATTTTCTTGATTCTtcactatataataattatgcacTATTCTCTCTTACGGTACAAATCAACTACTCTGAACTaacttataattattcaatcaatcaatcaataatcaataatattttattcaaatcaacacaatagAATATACATAACACacatcaaaacacaaaaaatcacaatcaaaaataaatttctaataaaaaaacaaaaacaggcttcatggcggggtgtgctgaaaagaaagaaaggaggaaaaatacctagccaaccaTGGTTTCCCATGttataggcaggtagagggtataaatttaaggaatgaagggtgaagaggagaataAAAGGGTATCATTGGAGAattcattggataataattggagaagaaagtagggaaaaagagaaaaaatgtccaaaaattgtaagcgagtccactttcaacaaatgtatctaaaagaattggccttgcaaacagtactttgagcagaaatctcgagattCATTCGTCGATATGGAAGAAAAGCTACTGTATATCCAGGTTTTTATTTCTAGTCTAGTTTTTCTACTAATCTTAGAGTCTATGAGGAAGTGgtccggaataaggtttattattttagtgctTATATAGATCAACTGTTTCCTTGAACATTCAATATTGGTGTGATATGTGGCATATCTATTTGCAGTTGgccttaaatgataattatttacaattgaatTTAAAGTGCGAGGAATTTAAAAGTGTGTGTATTATGATTACATAATTGTGAAAATAGATTGGGACGTTCATTTTGCAAATCTATGAGAAACAATagataattcatttttaaagcCTATATTCCTTGGAGTTTTTATGAGGAGCATGATTCACCCAAGAATAGTATAATATAGAGTCGTAATAGTATATAGTATCATTGTGAATCACCTACTAGGTGGTTTCCAAACCGTGAGATAAGTGATAAAACTCAGTTGACTATGATGATGActattattggaaaattgatTTGGTATTTGATTTTCAATAGAATAGTTCGAAAGTGGTTACAAATTAAGCAATTCGACTTTCTCTTGGAAGGACTTTCTCATTGGGGACTTTTGATTTTTTGTGgattaatgtttaaaaattgaaaataacaaaaatttttcCTCATTCTAAGTGAATGACTAAATTAAATTGGTGGAGGAACGATATATTCAAACTCGCTATGTTGTGAGGAAGAAATAgagttttttctattcttgatGGCACCCTGTATTTAgtctattgaaaattgataaaccaTCTAGAAGCAAAAACATGAGCCAAAGAAGCACTGGATAATGTCCAAAGTCGTTTTACCAAGGAATTGTTGAATTGAGTATTACGGAGAAAGTTTTTTCAACTACTTGGAGTGGGTTGTCACTAGCTTGAAAAAAACTTTTATAGGATCAAATTCTTCGAATTGAATTAGTTGAAATGGTCAACTGGCTAGAACGACCACTTTTGAGGTTGGTTTGTTTTGTCGAAACATTGATTATCCAATCCATAGCTTTGtctttcaacttgaaaaagttGTCATAAGTTTTTGTCAAATAGTCGACGTTTAAGAGGGCTGAGGCGAGAAACTTGAACTTTCATTATTTGAAGCCAAGTTTTAATCTCAAACAACAACCATCCAAAGACAGAAGTTGTACGGCAGACCGCTGTTTTcagttattaaaaaaactcGTTTATTCTGATTTCTATTCAGAAACTTGTACGGTTGACATTCGAGTTCTGAACTGGAAAACTTTGAGAAGAGAAGGATTGAGTATTGATTGCTGTTTCGCTATTGCTAGCCTTACTCTTCAGATGATAGAAGTCATCGTCGCATTTCGTACCTATACCTTTTCATCGTTAATCCACATTCACTGTCATTTCGACGTTGAAAAAGTACGTGAGATCTAGTTAAAACTCTTCGAGGCTACTGAAGTTTCTGGAAAGGATTCTATAATGCCGACTCTCCACGAGATATTGAATACTGaaattcgattttttctctttatCACATCCCAGTTCAGAAAAactcaaaataacttgaattAGACCAGaccttattataatattattgatgctCCTCATGTTTATGacaaggaaattgaaaaaaggcaTGCTATTCAATAGAGTTAGATGTTGTGTATAATTTTCAGATTTATTATGAACAAAATTAAGATATTTTCATGCAATCAGTATTTTCGAAATATAGCTTGTGTCGTATTGGGTTATTTTTATCGTGGATATTATTGTATTAAGTTTCAGCTCTCTAAATGAAATCCGAGTTTCACCTCAGGaaataatagtaaaaaatatgataaacaCAATCGACTCTCTACTTGTAGAACTCATTGATTACAGTAGTAATCAAGTTCTGAATGAGCGAAGATTGAATCAATAGCATAATGATAAGTTATTGCAGTTCAAATGTTGGAGTTTTTCCttgtttattattcttattggaAGAGTtgaaattcagaaaatatttgaagtGCTCCAGTTGTCTCGAAATTATAGAATGCATCACCGTATATGATCTACAGGAAACGTTGGGATGATATGAGTAGAATTCATTGTTTTGAACCAACTATTACGCATTTCTTTGCAAGTCCTTTCAAATCTAATTAGCACATCAGTCAAGATTTTTGACGACAATAATTAATTGCCTGGTGGAAGATTAAACTATCAATGTATATTTGTTAAAGAATGGAGCAATTCGACGAGTATGATGCCAACATGATTTTCATGCTACTATCCACTATCAAACTACATTTATTAACATATAAATACTATAAACATTAGTATTAACAtaaatgttgaacatatatccactataaatattgttttatgattCGTAAACAAAATTAACCACATAAACTCTAAAACATTCATGAAATGAAAAGTTGGAATCCCTTTTGTGGTGCAAGATTGGCCTAAGAGGAAGTTGAACGTGCCTATCAGAGAAGAACATTTTTCCTATTAGTCTGGGAATTTTACGATTGAGAGGGTGGAAAGCAAGTTAGCTGAAGAGGGGAAGTGCAAATAGAGGGGGATGGTGCGTTGTACCCAATCGGCGAACTACATTCACTAGCGTATGTTACTCCCCTTCAATTCGGCCCAACATAAACAACTCTAACACGATGCTGTAAAAGTTCTCTAGAGTCGGCAAAGACAATAGGCATCTGCAAACATCTCTGAATATTGCATTTTCCCTGTGGTCGAAGGAAAATACTGTTACTGTGATAGATCAGCTCGAAGCTAGAATTATATTACAAGTAAGATAGTTAGATACTCTAGAAAGTAAACCACATTTTTacagttattattttttgaaagaatTTTTCATGCCCCGTATCgatttatttatacagaaaaTTCTAGAGAAAGACTCTTTATGAGATGGAGTAACACAGTTTGAAATCCACTCGTACATCTTCAAACACTGAACTGATTTTGTGGATTCATGGTCTAGATTGTCTAGATCTAGAAGAACATCTAGAATTTAGAATGTATGAAGTTATGAGAAGCCTATACTACCCAATaatgaattaaattcaattcaattccacaCAATCACATATTTCAAAGAAATTTCACATTCAAGGTGATCAGGAATAAAGCTAACACCTCTTTTACATTTTAAAACGAGATTTATTGACTACAATGCTGACAAATATGATAAACGAACAAAAACTCTTCCTATCCGCTTGACTTTGGCGAGCTGAGCATTAATATCATgtacaaaaaattattggttTTTCTATTGATACTCGTGTTTCAATAGCACACTCTTTGTTAATTGGAAGGTACTAATTAATCTATCAGTAAGGGAATTTTGATTTTGAGGAAAACCTGAAAAGAATGAcaccaattattatagaattttaaaatgattatcACGGTAGTACAATGGGATGTAGGACGGACAAAACCCTGTCTGAATCATTTTCACTGTATTTTTCATCTGAAATTTGTCCAAAAAAGTTGACTAATTGACGTTCTAGTCAGTTTTTCGTTGACAATAAATCTCTCACAGTCAGCAGCACCAGTTCAttgacatttaaaaattttatattttcaatgtgaggtatattaattatgattgattatcattaATTAGGAATAGATAACTGGTTTTTATCAGCAATGGTGAATTATAACATTTCAcaatttcagaattttttcgACAAATCGTTAGCCTCTCAAACTCAGCCCCTCAAGTGGATAGGAAGATAGCGAGTGAGAagttattcattaattcaaacacatttataatatgattttaatgcTGATTATTCTCACAGTCTCGATTAAATATTAAGAAACCAGAGCATTGATAAAATCCATGCCCTCACACACACGCATTGACGCATTCATGATTCATCATACGATAATAAATCACTTGAGCACATTTCCATCAGTGATCAGTATAATATAGTCTTTTCTGTGGACGGCTACTTAATTTGATTCCGTCTATTTAATCTAACTGATTAGTAATAAATTCAAGCAGATTGAATTCTCAAAAGGAAAACTTGATAATTCGGGGGACGTAAAAAATTGTATTACATAATGAATAAGTATTCTTTggcttttattaatttaaaaagcagtttatcataatattcagtACTCATAAGAGGAAGTTACAACACTAGTAGCCATAGTATTTCTTGGTTTCAAGATAATATATTGGAAACTCCAGAAAACCTCGAAGGAGTGAGTAGTCAAGTTTCATTCAtgcatttcaaaataaatttatccACTAAGGATTTCCTTGTGTAgaactacttgaaaatttatctctCACATCATAATATACTTCTCATTCTACTGAATGAAGTGTAAGAATGATACGATTAAATGATTGCAACttgattttaattaattattttcagtatCTTAGGTTTTCATCTATATCTGCGTCTCAGTTCAGTATCAAAGCTCATGTATATCTTACATTGAATTGTTGGGAATCGAGAGCTCCGATGACTGTGAAACCTCAACTTAGCAGTAGGCCTGTATGTGTGCAGTGAAAAGCAGTGAGCCTACTTGAAGAAGTGAGAACCACACTCTGTTCGATCCAAAGGGAATAAAAGTGTAATCCAGAGAGTAATGCTGGAATGATCCAGCCAGATTCAAGAGGTATCTGGGGAAATCTTCAAGAAATGTTGGATGGGGTTGCTTGGTAACACCACTATATGAACCTTTCTTCATCATAGGGCTCAGAAAAGGAGCTCTTAATTGTTTTCGGGACATTCTATGATTTAATCCTTAAATCCATTCATCTATTCTTTTCTCATTCATTGTATGATTGAATTTCACATTGACAACAGCGCAATATCAATGATCGTGTATTCCATTTTGACTGATACCATTTATTATAGGAATTTTGTTAATCTCCTCAAATTTCCTCAATGATTTCACCCTTATGAAAAGTGAAAACAAAACCAAATCTTGGCTTGAGAGCTGAACCGAAAGCtaagatattttttattaaagccGATTCTATGGAAACCTAGATACAGCTCCAAAGCAATGCTCTCAATATAAACGCAAAATAAGGAAGTTATCAGAGTTTCTTCCCTTATCAACAATCATCTCTAGATCTGTTGAGAAGactggaaaaaatatttttatttcacgaAATCAATCTGCTTCATACAAAAACACAATTTGAAACATCTATTACACTCTCATCACTCATACTTTTCAAATATCGATACAATAAGTGagtataatcaattttattcgaTGGGGTTTTGCGATATTGAGACAAAACCGTCCAtccaataattatgataatgattACGGTAATAAAAGATGCACAATAATTGTTACTTTACATATATACTttgatcataataattatacctAGTATCACAGTGAACAATATTAAGTCTACTCATAcagtaatttgatataattatttggAGGATCGACCAATAAACACTTTTCAGATTTATGAATGCGCATGTACTAGTCCTGAAAGTGGAATGTTGGCCCATGTTGGCAGAATGAatagtatcaaaatttggagagTTGACAGCAAAGTGAGGCATTCACGATAGTTGTTCATGTAACTTCCACCTGGAAAAATGATGCGATGAAGattgtaaaattcaattttgatcaattcACAATCAAACAGTGTAGAACAGcccaaaataaattcaaattattgtaaaacattTGTTAGCAGTAACTTTGATTAAGTTCCGCTATGTTTCATGCAGATTCaacaaataatacagattgagtACACCCACACTCGGGCTGAAATAGTGTTTTTTCacaattataatgattttttcatcaatttatttataactCTTCCTAGATGAAACACATGGAAAATAGAACAAAATTACATGCAATGTTCAAGTTATATTCAATGTTAGATGGCTATTCGACTCTCCAATGTTgaaattatcataaattatattttatttcagtttAGAGATATGCACTTATACTGTTGTATGAAGACAAATTACGCAAGTATATAGACTATTCAGCTCggatgaaattcaaatttactcCTAAAACTCAATTCCAAAGTCATTGGGGAAGTAAACAGTTCGTTAcatagtattatttattatattgtggGCGATACAATTACATCATTTACATtgcatttttttagaaattgatGACATTTCTCTGATAGAGTCTTGTCAATCCACTTGAATAATCGTGTTCAGTGAAGTTTCTGAATGGTAGATTCTAGATTGATTCGACTCCACTTCAAGAGAAgtaattcaaaattatcactTCCAAAGAGTTCATTACATTCTGAACCAGTGATAATATCAATCGCGATTTTGAAGTGAAGATATCACTCACAGTTCTCCTATATGTATGATTGTGGGTGTTGTTTCCACTGCAAAGTCAATATTTACGCAATAATTTGAGAACGAAATTAATCTACATTGAGGAATTCGTAAGAAATATCCATGTGAGATATGCTTTAaacgtaaataataataatattcaatatagtGAAGCGATCACAAAAATACAGCAAAGATCGGTTAACAGTAGTTGAGATAAGCGTTTGAAAATGTACAGCAGATATTTCAGTGAAGGCAGCTACTTGATACATGGTGATAAAGTGTCCTGTGAGAATTGCTTCAGGAAAAACTTGGCAAGAGAACAAGTAGTGAGAGTGAGATGGTTTGTGCGTGTGAGCGAGAGTGGGAGAAAGACATGAAAATCCCAGTAAGATAGTTGCTTGTTCCGGAATGATCCCAGTTCCTATAAAAACAAAACCTTCATCCAACAATTTACGTGGATGTTGTGATAATGACTCTTGATGTCTGGATCTCTTGAACAGCATAATTTTCAGCCGTAAAAAATTCATTCTAGTGGGAAGTCAAAGGGTAGGAAAAGAGAGTCAACAACTTTTCCAGTTGTAGTTGGGAAGATGCTTTAGAATTgttgaaatatacaaaaaaattattagattTGTGGAAGCTCTGTCCACAATAATTCTTGAAAAACCGATTAAGATTTTCTCAGATTTCATAGatacaatgaaattgattttgcatccaataaaataaattcaaattattaaaaaaaaattataattgaaaactgAATTTATAGCTTCAATCtataagttctaaatagtgtgtttgtctttccggtctcaaaatttcataattttttgaaagtttggaaatttccaattatttgtaattgatttaattCGATTTAAAAGtatgtttgtgtgttttgaattgtaaattgaatgtttaattgaagaaatttgaagTTACACATACCATAGCTACATtaggactgttgtataaattagaattggaaccgttttgggcgtgaacctgtggtacttttctgtaagttgcgtaattctgaatgatcgaataaatatataaatctcATTTTGATTTAAATTTCCGATGAAATATCATGGTTCTTGAGGTTCCTTGTTGAAAATggaatttgttattgataaatagGATTGACACGTGGAATATAATAGCCAGCCAGATAAGCCATCAAACTATATTATATTGGTTGACTGAAAAAAAGCACTTCATAACTAGAGAATATccaggaaaaaataaattttccaccTCTGATCAtctttcatcaataataattgtaattatgTTCAAATTGTGTATCAGTTGATAGTGGTAGTGTTATGGTGAGGAATTGAATGACtttggaatataataattcgATCATCAAGTTGGAAAAACAAGTTCATCGCCAGAAATTGACCAATGACTGACTTGTTGACAAAATGGTAGATATTGAggcaaaattaataaaaagaaaagaagaaataaagacATAGTCCTTTGAATTTGTTGACAAAATGGAAGATATTGagacaaaatgaataaaaagaaaCGAAGAAATAAAGATATGGGAAAAATTAATGCTCAGATTGATTGTAAGTCTCGCACAATAATTGGTTAACTTGTACTCATTAGAAAGTGAATAGTCGTGCGGAAAGTTCacgaataaaattattgttttggtCCAAAATTATCCTTGTTTACAGTTAACAATGATTAACTGGTAGATATGAATGTTCTATCTCctagtttattctgttattgtGAAAGGAAATAATCATCACgaaaaaattgtaattgttGATAAATGGTCCATCATCCTTCtctattattttgaaactaaaaAAAACACGGTAATTGTGGGCTGAATCcacaaaataattgttgataaaTGGTCCATCCTTCACTACTATTTTGTATTGTAAAAGGAAGCAAGGATTTGTGAGCATTTATTTTGCCATAGAAAAACTTTCCAAAACACTGTTGTCTATTGGAATATAATGAGAGGAAATGAGTTTTTTATCAAATGTGACAAGCTGAGTTATTTATGACCTACCAGAGTTTCTCAAACTTTGCAGCGCGCTTTCCTGTGTACTTTTTTTCGACAGTAGCTTGCTGGTAAATTTATTTTCGAGTTCTGTGCCAGGGATTCCTCCCAACGAAACTCGGCAAAGAATCTCGACGGCTTGGTTCTCGTTCTGAAAGTCCTCGGCTCGCAGCTCGTAGTGCAGGGTTGACCAGGCTGACGTCAGCCATCTGCCATCCTCGTCGTTTTGGAAGTCCACATAAATGCTTCTTCTGTCCACCTGTAATATTGCGAATACAATGGAATACAAGAAGTACTCGAAACCAATATCGAATATCCATGCTGCTATTAGGCCTGAATATCATATAATTGATACAAAACTGCTACAATATAATCAAATATTACAACTACACATTACTAGTTTACAAAAATGACTTTATTACATAACTTCCATCCGTTTACAAAAAACTTGGAAGCTACACAATTCTCAATAACTCTCCctaactttcaactgaaaaattaataaaatcatcCACCCTCTTTTGTAATAGGGTGTTACAATGATGAGAAACCTCTTCTCCCTCAATAAAACCGTTTCAGTAGGCGTACTTAATTTAGGGATCTCTCCTTACAAATATATACGGTAGGTACTCATGAAAATCAACTTCTAAAAGGCATTGTTATCGAATAAAGAACTGactttgaaatcattttttAGCCAAAATAGAATCATTATTCGTGACTGGATAAACATATGGAAAGAATGGgatgagaataatatttgataattcaCGTTTTAGAAGAAATGAGAGGAGATATTCAGATCTGGATCTACGATATTTATATTCAACTGGCGTTGAAGATTGGTGACGGTATTTGAGCTATTGGTCGATTTAAAAATATAGAATGGATCCTGATTCAATGCATTCCAAACAACCAAAATTGTGTGGATAAAAAGTAATTGATGTGAAGATCATATAGCTCTAGTCTGAGCATAAAATTGATCCTTGAGATAGAATAATCTTAACCAATATAACAGTCAATTCTTCAATTATATTATGTAGGTCAAATCAGGATACTTTTACATCTCTTTAAAGAATAGCTGGAATAACAAGTTAGAAGAATCAGGCAAGAGAATGTATAATGCATACTCTGAGAGACTGAAAATACATCACTCATTGGTCACAAAAACCGTTGTATCATtggttttttcaaatttggagATGACCGAGTAGATAAAAATGTAATTCGAGTGATGATGTTCTGAGAAGTGTATGCTACATTCAGCTCAAATTTAGTGGTCAAGTTGGAATCTATAGATTTGCTCTTCTATGTTATCTGTGTCAAAACTCAACTCAATTTCCAATACTGTAAGAATTTCTTCTTGTTTTTTGTATCAATCTATCTTCATTATACATAACAGAATTCCCTATAGAAACACATCCTTTTTAACTGTTTTCTTGCATGAATTTGTTGGAACTTGTTAACAATATTCGGGACACTTTTATTGATTCCCAACATAACTGATAGATGGTAACTCACCATGTGATTGTTGATAAGCCATGTTATGCTTGGCTTCGGGTGGCAAGGTGCAACACTGCAGTTGCCAGATATCATTTGTCCCACCGTATAATGCTCTTGTATGTTTGCAATTTCTGGTCCCCATCTTGGAAAAGCTGTAGAAAGCAATATTATTCAAACGTGAACAAATGTTGGATCacaatttatttatcttttaacTCTTATTGAtcaaaattaatagaatattttgttgaaattttgaagaCAGAATCTATTCGTTTTATTAATGACTAATGCcccgtttcaccaaccttgATCAAATATAGCCTAGCCATGGTCAATTAGACCATAGCAAAATTTGACCACTCGTTCAAACATACAACTGTTCCACCAACCTCGGGATTGATCAAAACTCCGTCGGTCAAATCTGAACATGGTCAACTCTTGTATCTGTACTTTTCTGAAGTTGGCCAACATGTTTGCTGGCTTGCTACTGGCTACATCTGATTTTGATGGCTGGGAATCACtgagatatttcaattattcaaatgctaatgaattaataattattattaaacgaaaatccaaattaaatgctgtaatatgGTAAATATAGTAACATCCCATGATACTTAATACCAGTTTtgctgctcatattcagagggtaATTTTTCACTGAATGCcctttttacttttattttttatttaccatcaggccgtcaaaaattcagattactgtacttCTTCTGTAATATACTTTACTGATTTTCcttcatattaattatttcGGGGCGGGCCCTCTGGGCCCCCTTCTTATATACGCCTCTGGCACAGACCTTTTGTATAGTCACACacctataataatttataatgatatttcaaatatgaattgaatactaTCTTacaaagaaatttacaaatcacaatcaattttgaatttttttatgaaCAAAAAACATTCCAATTCTAATGAGATACATTGAATCAGCAAGGTTGATCCaaggattgaataatataggcctattgtGTAATAAGAGAGTGAAgcaaatctttttcaaaatctttcttaattttctatactataataatttactaattaaaAGATTCCGAGAACGAACCTACTAAATAGCTTActacaactaaattcaatcgcactaaaaaactttcaaatttttcattacGTCAAAAACATAACCCACAAACAGCAAGGAAATTGATCGAACCAGTCTTTTGACtgtgttcaaataatttgatcgccCGTTCGGCGGCAGTCAAACTTAACCATTGGTTTGACCGTGGTTGAACGTAACTGATGTTGGTGAACGGATTATTGCTGATTTGATCATCGGATGGATtttaaccatgttcaaatgccttgaccaaggttggtgaaacgggGCATAAGTGTGAGAGTTTTTTCAAGCGTCCACATCATCTCATTCTCAGCTTTCAACAAGGAAATTAGAATTTTACTATTTATGAAGTAATTGAGGATCTCATGAGAATTAAAAAGTTCGTTCTTTTAGTTGTGAATTATTCCTAAAGTTACATGTTGGTTGTTttctttccaaaatttcaaagttttgatgAATTTGTCAGTAGATAAA comes from the Nilaparvata lugens isolate BPH chromosome 1, ASM1435652v1, whole genome shotgun sequence genome and includes:
- the LOC111059129 gene encoding uncharacterized protein LOC111059129 isoform X1; its protein translation is MVSSTAGNTITYLFFYFTCLLGNHGVVCLKLTNFDVPNHADMGSSATLVCEFDVDKAALNSVKWYKDEHEFFRYSPSASPSAVTQSFPLTGISLDNLRSDKNRVILNRLTYNSSGIYRCEVSTDLPDFKIAYESKNLTVVSFPRWGPEIANIQEHYTVGQMISGNCSVAPCHPKPSITWLINNHMVDRRSIYVDFQNDEDGRWLTSAWSTLHYELRAEDFQNENQAVEILCRVSLGGIPGTELENKFTSKLLSKKSTQESALQSLRNSGGSYMNNYRECLTLLSTLQILILFILPTWANIPLSGLVHAHS
- the LOC111059129 gene encoding uncharacterized protein LOC111059129 isoform X2 produces the protein MVSSTAGNTITYLFFYFTCLLGNGVVCLKLTNFDVPNHADMGSSATLVCEFDVDKAALNSVKWYKDEHEFFRYSPSASPSAVTQSFPLTGISLDNLRSDKNRVILNRLTYNSSGIYRCEVSTDLPDFKIAYESKNLTVVSFPRWGPEIANIQEHYTVGQMISGNCSVAPCHPKPSITWLINNHMVDRRSIYVDFQNDEDGRWLTSAWSTLHYELRAEDFQNENQAVEILCRVSLGGIPGTELENKFTSKLLSKKSTQESALQSLRNSGGSYMNNYRECLTLLSTLQILILFILPTWANIPLSGLVHAHS